A single region of the Mesotoga sp. Brook.08.105.5.1 genome encodes:
- a CDS encoding DUF2461 domain-containing protein — protein MSERQFMGFSGETISFLMDLGMNNNRSWMDKNRDRYRVCLLEPFKALVSELAPFMERLDPFMEVRPQVGKTISRISRDARRNKGKPPYRTNMWFTFRVPGPDWKDSPGYFFELFPDRYRYGMGFYFPSRETMSKIHEEIAKNPSRFTEKTRILRESDFSVFGEKYKRRRKREGVSEELLEWFQYRDFYIAANREIDDILMTSALVDHLKIKFSSLSELYEYFWELKMKASED, from the coding sequence ATGAGCGAAAGACAGTTCATGGGATTTTCAGGTGAGACTATTTCATTTCTCATGGATCTCGGGATGAACAACAACCGTTCCTGGATGGATAAAAACCGTGATCGGTATCGCGTGTGCTTGCTTGAACCCTTCAAGGCACTTGTAAGTGAACTTGCGCCCTTCATGGAAAGGCTTGATCCCTTTATGGAAGTGAGACCTCAGGTTGGAAAGACCATAAGCAGAATAAGTCGGGATGCAAGGCGCAACAAGGGAAAGCCTCCCTACAGAACCAATATGTGGTTCACTTTCAGGGTGCCAGGGCCCGACTGGAAGGACTCTCCCGGATACTTTTTTGAGCTCTTTCCCGACAGATACCGTTACGGTATGGGATTCTACTTCCCATCTCGAGAGACTATGAGTAAGATCCATGAAGAAATAGCGAAGAATCCATCGAGGTTTACAGAAAAGACTCGTATTCTGAGAGAGAGCGATTTCTCGGTTTTCGGAGAGAAGTACAAGAGAAGACGGAAGAGAGAAGGAGTGTCCGAAGAGCTGCTCGAATGGTTTCAATATAGAGACTTCTACATCGCTGCCAACCGGGAGATAGACGACATTCTAATGACTTCAGCCTTAGTTGATCATCTGAAGATAAAATTCTCTTCACTTTCGGAGCTGTACGAATACTTCTGGGAGCTTAAGATGAAAGCAAGCGAGGATTAG
- the wecB gene encoding UDP-N-acetylglucosamine 2-epimerase (non-hydrolyzing) yields the protein MKKVALIFGTRPEAVKMAPVYLALKNSSLRPVVIATAQHREMLDQVLSLFGIEPDFDLNIMQQRQSLSGLTSRLIEKLDEIYLQNKFDATLVQGDTTSTFTGALVSFYHKIPVGHVEAGLRTANVYDPFPEEVNRRLNGVISTYHYPPTEKSKLNLLKEGVPEENMLVTGNTVIDALLWVTSNKSRLTSSFREALGVEGDDYILVTMHRRENWGRPMQEVMKAIKDVLNEFPRMKVVFPVHLNPAVREVVYPELEEHDRVVLTDPLDYLPFISLMEKSKLILTDSGGIQEEAPALGKPTLVLRRTTERPEAIEAGTAKLVGTSREAVFMETMRLLSDSREYERMAKARNPFGDGTASKRISDHLCKNL from the coding sequence ATGAAAAAGGTAGCTCTGATATTCGGAACCAGACCGGAGGCAGTGAAGATGGCTCCTGTCTATCTGGCGCTGAAGAATTCCTCTCTTAGGCCTGTTGTAATTGCTACGGCCCAGCACAGAGAGATGCTCGATCAGGTTCTCTCACTCTTCGGCATAGAACCCGACTTTGATCTGAATATCATGCAACAAAGGCAGTCTCTTTCGGGCCTTACTTCCAGACTGATCGAAAAACTCGACGAGATATATTTGCAGAACAAGTTTGATGCAACGCTCGTTCAGGGTGATACCACATCTACTTTCACGGGCGCTCTGGTATCTTTCTATCATAAGATCCCAGTTGGTCATGTTGAAGCGGGGCTGAGGACCGCCAACGTTTACGATCCCTTTCCTGAAGAAGTCAACAGAAGGCTCAACGGAGTCATTTCAACGTACCACTATCCTCCAACTGAGAAATCAAAGCTTAACCTGCTTAAAGAAGGAGTGCCTGAAGAAAACATGCTTGTTACAGGCAATACTGTCATCGATGCCCTGCTGTGGGTAACAAGCAACAAGTCCAGGCTTACTTCGAGCTTCAGAGAAGCGCTTGGTGTGGAGGGTGATGACTACATTCTAGTAACCATGCACAGAAGGGAAAACTGGGGAAGACCGATGCAGGAAGTTATGAAAGCAATAAAGGATGTCCTCAACGAGTTCCCCCGGATGAAAGTTGTCTTTCCGGTTCATCTCAATCCTGCCGTCAGAGAAGTCGTCTATCCGGAGCTTGAAGAACACGACAGGGTAGTCTTGACTGATCCGCTCGATTACCTTCCCTTCATTTCTTTGATGGAGAAATCAAAGCTCATACTCACGGACTCTGGCGGAATCCAGGAAGAGGCCCCTGCTCTTGGAAAGCCGACATTGGTACTGAGGCGCACGACGGAGAGACCAGAAGCGATCGAAGCAGGTACTGCCAAGCTTGTAGGAACAAGTAGAGAAGCCGTCTTCATGGAGACAATGAGACTTCTCAGCGATTCACGGGAATATGAGCGTATGGCGAAGGCAAGAAATCCGTTCGGAGATGGTACCGCGTCAAAAAGGATCTCTGATCACCTCTGTAAAAACCTGTAG
- the murJ gene encoding murein biosynthesis integral membrane protein MurJ, whose amino-acid sequence MTASTVRSTALFAIATLLSRITGLVRDSLFASYFGTSAQYDAYLVAIMIPFFLRKIFADGAMTMAFVPVFNEKLKSSRERAFMFASTVLIFVVIVSGSISAAGSLFSDGVASAFAGGFDQSALELTSQLIRISFPFIVLVSLWAVYCGVLNSLDAFFIAAVSPMFINLSTIAGILLSGRFSTPIVGPTIGFLVGGVIQLGVVALSARSRGFVFRPGYNKSDVREFLLLFLFSAISPAINEINSFVDIRVSTELGRGAVSSLGYAQRLYQLPLGVFAIAVATVALPKLSKLTGEGSKEKFRSSLWDALTVLAFLIIPSTLGLLVLGEGIVRILFERGSFTPADTALTTTLLYGYTLGLPFYGSYGVLSRAYYARKSPRTPTIISAIMVGVNVVLDILLGFTIGPLGVALATSIAGIVGTVIVSAALLRWTGYEKAKVTAMLKIIVASLVMSGLMFFGKAVFGTGSISTLITLTAGTAVYFLFIRILGLGNLMKFKNLLRGRES is encoded by the coding sequence ATGACGGCTAGCACGGTCAGAAGCACGGCTCTTTTTGCAATAGCAACGTTGTTATCAAGAATTACGGGTCTCGTCAGAGACTCCCTTTTTGCCAGCTATTTCGGCACGTCGGCTCAGTACGACGCATATTTAGTTGCGATCATGATTCCCTTCTTTCTCAGAAAGATCTTTGCAGATGGAGCGATGACGATGGCTTTCGTTCCAGTATTCAACGAGAAGCTGAAGAGCTCGAGAGAGAGAGCTTTTATGTTCGCTTCTACCGTTCTCATATTCGTAGTTATTGTCTCGGGCTCGATTTCAGCAGCGGGAAGCTTATTCTCTGACGGGGTTGCCTCAGCCTTTGCCGGAGGCTTCGATCAATCAGCACTTGAACTGACCTCTCAACTTATAAGGATCTCCTTTCCGTTTATTGTACTAGTATCTCTTTGGGCAGTCTACTGCGGTGTTCTCAACAGTCTCGATGCCTTTTTCATTGCGGCAGTCTCACCAATGTTCATAAATCTCTCGACGATCGCTGGAATTTTGCTTTCAGGAAGGTTCTCAACTCCAATTGTCGGTCCTACAATCGGATTTCTTGTCGGAGGAGTCATCCAGCTCGGCGTGGTCGCTCTCTCCGCAAGATCAAGGGGCTTTGTCTTCAGGCCGGGCTACAACAAAAGCGATGTCAGGGAGTTCCTGCTCCTGTTCCTTTTTTCTGCGATTTCCCCGGCGATCAACGAAATCAACTCCTTTGTCGATATTAGAGTGTCAACTGAGCTTGGGAGGGGAGCCGTATCGAGTCTTGGATACGCCCAGCGGCTCTATCAGCTTCCTCTAGGCGTCTTCGCAATCGCGGTGGCCACGGTAGCGCTTCCGAAACTTTCAAAACTTACCGGAGAAGGTTCTAAGGAGAAATTCAGGAGTTCTCTATGGGACGCGTTAACCGTTCTCGCCTTTTTGATTATCCCCTCAACACTGGGACTTCTTGTTCTCGGCGAAGGGATTGTCCGTATTCTGTTTGAGAGAGGTTCGTTCACTCCTGCAGATACGGCCTTAACCACAACCCTCCTTTACGGGTACACTCTGGGACTACCTTTCTATGGATCTTACGGTGTTCTATCAAGGGCATATTATGCAAGGAAGAGCCCCAGGACGCCCACAATAATCTCTGCGATCATGGTTGGTGTGAATGTGGTTCTCGATATATTGCTCGGTTTTACAATAGGACCTTTGGGTGTGGCATTAGCGACAAGTATTGCGGGAATTGTCGGTACAGTCATCGTATCGGCAGCACTCCTCAGATGGACCGGATATGAAAAGGCGAAGGTTACGGCCATGCTGAAAATCATCGTTGCTTCTCTTGTCATGTCCGGACTAATGTTTTTTGGGAAGGCAGTCTTTGGAACGGGATCTATTTCAACGTTGATAACTCTGACTGCAGGGACCGCAGTGTACTTTCTATTTATAAGAATTCTCGGGCTTGGTAACTTAATGAAATTCAAGAATCTGCTGAGAGGAAGAGAAAGTTAG
- a CDS encoding histidinol-phosphatase HisJ family protein: MPIDLHNHSLFSPDSATPIEEIVKEATRKGLKVIGISDHDDLDSSFPFSFRLKDPEGYLESLSSLKEKSNIKVLSGLEVGLQSCAKIPPDGDFDYFIYSVHGVPGVIDLSVENLWTLYLEEAIEAISEIERPGFFGHIDFLRRYIPGHRPLDNRILLDELLKRLIRVGIGIEINTSGWRYPYKEPSPQRWIVERYVSLGGRVITAGSDSHRKEDVGSYIHDAVSLLKEIGVEEIFYCERMEYVPIQLQEI, from the coding sequence TTGCCGATAGATCTTCACAATCATAGCTTGTTTTCTCCAGACAGCGCCACGCCTATAGAAGAGATCGTGAAAGAAGCCACTCGAAAAGGCTTGAAAGTGATAGGCATCTCCGATCATGACGATCTCGACTCTTCTTTCCCATTCAGCTTCAGGCTCAAGGATCCGGAGGGCTATCTGGAGAGTCTCTCCAGCCTAAAAGAGAAGTCGAACATAAAGGTTCTATCCGGACTTGAAGTAGGTCTCCAGTCATGCGCTAAGATACCGCCTGATGGAGACTTCGATTACTTCATCTATTCGGTACATGGAGTACCGGGAGTAATTGATCTTTCGGTAGAGAACCTTTGGACGCTCTACCTGGAAGAGGCTATCGAGGCGATTTCGGAAATAGAGAGGCCAGGCTTCTTCGGTCACATAGATTTTCTGAGAAGGTATATTCCAGGTCATAGACCTCTTGATAATCGAATTCTTCTGGACGAATTACTGAAAAGGCTTATTCGAGTTGGAATCGGAATAGAGATTAACACATCCGGCTGGCGGTACCCGTACAAAGAACCGAGCCCGCAGCGCTGGATCGTGGAGAGGTATGTTTCTCTTGGGGGAAGGGTCATAACTGCCGGGTCGGATTCTCACCGCAAGGAAGACGTTGGCAGCTACATACACGACGCCGTCTCTTTGCTAAAGGAGATTGGCGTAGAAGAGATCTTCTACTGTGAAAGGATGGAGTATGTTCCCATCCAGCTCCAGGAGATCTAG